The Puntigrus tetrazona isolate hp1 chromosome 23, ASM1883169v1, whole genome shotgun sequence genome has a segment encoding these proteins:
- the ubxn10 gene encoding UBX domain-containing protein 10, translated as MSSSGRMHVSRPKSSKGRSRPMMTPTSCVDPPSQSSSLSPQPPATKTNDRLNQCLRSRAILRRCSQPSTDMLTEIFDGPPDGSVSLNKYSVLPSIEKKTGTDRTHGQGDSSRRICQHAPRVHTKVRPVATSGSQAGLAPPEEPGLLLAIRTPCGQRFKSHFRPADPLQTVLSAAEAEFGERFDNCLIETMDVPRRTFANLTMTLAQCGIQNKSVLCISQDDSNTDLT; from the coding sequence ATGTCTTCTTCAGGAAGGATGCATGTGAGCAGGCCCAAGTCATCTAAGGGACGCAGCCGACCCATGATGACTCCCACTTCCTGCGTGGATCCACCTTCTCAGTCCTCGTCTCTTTCACCCCAACCTCCGGCCACCAAGACAAACGACAGGTTAAACCAGTGCCTTCGATCCCGAGCCATACTGAGACGCTGCAGTCAACCCAGTACAGATATGCTGACTGAAATCTTCGACGGGCCTCCCGATGGGTCCGTCTCACTCAACAAATACAGCGTTCTCCCGTCCATAGAGAAGAAAACAGGCACCGACCGGACACACGGTCAAGGCGACAGCAGCCGTAGGATATGTCAACACGCTCCCCGTGTCCACACAAAGGTCAGACCAGTTGCGACGTCAGGAAGTCAGGCGGGTCTAGCTCCTCCAGAAGAACCAGGCCTGCTGCTCGCTATCAGAACTCCATGCGGTCAGAGATTCAAGAGTCATTTCCGGCCGGCAGACCCGCTCCAGACGGTGCTGTCGGCCGCAGAGGCTGAATTCGGGGAGAGGTTTGACAATTGTCTGATTGAGACCATGGATGTGCCACGAAGGACTTTCGCAAACCTCACGATGACCTTGGCTCAGTGTGGAATCCAGAACAAATCGGTTTTATGCATTTCCCAAGATGACAGCAACACGGATTTAACTTGA
- the ddx19a gene encoding ATP-dependent RNA helicase DDX19A isoform X2: MGFNRPSKIQENALPMMLAEPPQNLIAQSQSGTGKTAAFVLAMLSHVDLSLKWPQCLCISPTYELALQTGKVIEQMGKFYPEVKLAYAVRGHKMERGVKIKEQIVIGTPGTVLDWCVKLKLIDPKKIKVFVLDEADVMIATQGHQDQSIRIQRMLPKGCQMLLFSATFEDSVWKFAERVVPDPNIIKLKREEETLDTIKQYYVLCNSKEDKFTALCNIYGAITIAQAMIFCHTRKTANWLAGQLSKEGHQVALLSGEMVVEQRAAVIERFRDGKEKVLITTNVCARGIDVEQVSVVINFDLPLDKDGNPDNETYLHRIGRTGRFGKRGLAVNMVDSQRSMEILKTYERHFNKKIGRLDTDDLDEIEKIAN, encoded by the exons ATGGGCTTCAACAGACCTTCTAAAATCCAAGAGAACGCCCTTCCCATGATGCTTGCCGAACC ACCTCAGAATCTGATCGCTCAGTCTCAGTCTGGCACTGGTAAGACAGCTGCCTTCGTGCTGGCCATGCTCAGTCATGTGGACCTGAGCTTAAAATGGCCTCAG TGTTTGTGCATTTCTCCCACTTATGAGCTCGCTCTGCAGACGGGTAAAGTCATCGAGCAGATGGGCAAGTTCTATCCAGAAGTCAAACTGGCTTATGCTGTTCGAGGACATAAAA TGGAGCGTGGCGTTAAGATCAAGGAGCAGATCGTCATCGGCACACCTGGGACGGTTCTGGACTGGTGCGTTAAGCTGAAGCTCATCGACCCTAAAAAGATCAAAGTGTTTGTTCTGGACGAGGCCGATGTGATGATCGCCACGCAGGGACACCAGGACCAGAGCATCCGCATTCAGAG GATGCTGCCCAAAGGCTGTCAGATGTTACTCTTCTCTGCCACCTTCGAGGACTCCGTGTGGAAGTTTGCCGAGCGGGTCGTGCCAGATCCCAACATCATCAAGCTTAAACGAGAAGAGGAGACCCTGGACACTATCAAGCAGTACTATGTGCTCTGCAACAGCAAGGAGGACAAGTTCACCGCACTCTGTAACATCTACGGAGCTATCACTATCGCACAAGCTATGATCTTCTGTCAT actcGAAAAACAGCCAACTGGCTTGCTGGCCAGCTGTCTAAAGAGGGCCACCAGGTGGCGCTGCTCAGTGGGGAAATGGTAGTCGAGCAGAGAGCTGCAGTTATTGAACGTTTCCGAGACGGCAAAGAAAAAGTTCTCATCACTACTAATGTCTGTGCAAGAG GTATTGATGTTGAGCAAGTGTCAGTGGTGATCAACTTTGACCTTCCTCTGGACAAAGACGGCAATCCGGATAATGAAACATACCTCCATCGGATCGGCAGAACTGGTCGATTTGGTAAAAGAGGGCTTGCCGTCAACATGGTGGACAGTCAGCGCAGCATGGAGATTCTCAAGACATATGAGAGGCATTTTA ATAAGAAAATTGGTAGGCTGGACACAGATGATCTGGATGAAATTGAAAAAATCGCCAACTGA
- the ddx19a gene encoding ATP-dependent RNA helicase DDX19A isoform X1 — translation MATDSWALAVDEQESTTKTIGNLRIMEAGDANLRQTDDDGNKSDEEEKEDRATQSLLNKLIRSNVVNNTNQVEVLQRDPNSPLYSVKTFEELRLKPQLLKGVYEMGFNRPSKIQENALPMMLAEPPQNLIAQSQSGTGKTAAFVLAMLSHVDLSLKWPQCLCISPTYELALQTGKVIEQMGKFYPEVKLAYAVRGHKMERGVKIKEQIVIGTPGTVLDWCVKLKLIDPKKIKVFVLDEADVMIATQGHQDQSIRIQRMLPKGCQMLLFSATFEDSVWKFAERVVPDPNIIKLKREEETLDTIKQYYVLCNSKEDKFTALCNIYGAITIAQAMIFCHTRKTANWLAGQLSKEGHQVALLSGEMVVEQRAAVIERFRDGKEKVLITTNVCARGIDVEQVSVVINFDLPLDKDGNPDNETYLHRIGRTGRFGKRGLAVNMVDSQRSMEILKTYERHFNKKIGRLDTDDLDEIEKIAN, via the exons ATGGCAACTGACTCGTGGGCTCTAGCTGTGGACGAACAAGAGTCTACCACCAAGACC ATTGGGAACTTGCGGATTATGGAAGCAGGGGATGCAAATTTACGTCAGACTGATG ATGATGGCAACAAATCCGACGAGGAGGAAAAAG AGGACAGAGCCACACAGTCTCTCCTAAACAAGCTGATCAGAAGCAATGTGGTCAACAACACAAACCAAGTGGAGGTTCTCCAGAGGGACCCAAACTCGCCTCTTTATTCAGTCAAGACCTTCGAAGAGCTGAGACT GAAACCGCAGTTGCTCAAAGGCGTCTATGAAATGGGCTTCAACAGACCTTCTAAAATCCAAGAGAACGCCCTTCCCATGATGCTTGCCGAACC ACCTCAGAATCTGATCGCTCAGTCTCAGTCTGGCACTGGTAAGACAGCTGCCTTCGTGCTGGCCATGCTCAGTCATGTGGACCTGAGCTTAAAATGGCCTCAG TGTTTGTGCATTTCTCCCACTTATGAGCTCGCTCTGCAGACGGGTAAAGTCATCGAGCAGATGGGCAAGTTCTATCCAGAAGTCAAACTGGCTTATGCTGTTCGAGGACATAAAA TGGAGCGTGGCGTTAAGATCAAGGAGCAGATCGTCATCGGCACACCTGGGACGGTTCTGGACTGGTGCGTTAAGCTGAAGCTCATCGACCCTAAAAAGATCAAAGTGTTTGTTCTGGACGAGGCCGATGTGATGATCGCCACGCAGGGACACCAGGACCAGAGCATCCGCATTCAGAG GATGCTGCCCAAAGGCTGTCAGATGTTACTCTTCTCTGCCACCTTCGAGGACTCCGTGTGGAAGTTTGCCGAGCGGGTCGTGCCAGATCCCAACATCATCAAGCTTAAACGAGAAGAGGAGACCCTGGACACTATCAAGCAGTACTATGTGCTCTGCAACAGCAAGGAGGACAAGTTCACCGCACTCTGTAACATCTACGGAGCTATCACTATCGCACAAGCTATGATCTTCTGTCAT actcGAAAAACAGCCAACTGGCTTGCTGGCCAGCTGTCTAAAGAGGGCCACCAGGTGGCGCTGCTCAGTGGGGAAATGGTAGTCGAGCAGAGAGCTGCAGTTATTGAACGTTTCCGAGACGGCAAAGAAAAAGTTCTCATCACTACTAATGTCTGTGCAAGAG GTATTGATGTTGAGCAAGTGTCAGTGGTGATCAACTTTGACCTTCCTCTGGACAAAGACGGCAATCCGGATAATGAAACATACCTCCATCGGATCGGCAGAACTGGTCGATTTGGTAAAAGAGGGCTTGCCGTCAACATGGTGGACAGTCAGCGCAGCATGGAGATTCTCAAGACATATGAGAGGCATTTTA ATAAGAAAATTGGTAGGCTGGACACAGATGATCTGGATGAAATTGAAAAAATCGCCAACTGA
- the LOC122329192 gene encoding ceramide-1-phosphate transfer protein, with product MADTFSLQRVLETFRSSLSENKEVYIKYYIAGWQELVSFMNSLGNVFSFISKDVVSKIQILENFLSGENGSHYVTIQSMVKYELENDLVDLTKRGSHPESGCRTLLRLHRALRWLESFLERLRTSADDSKTSVMCSDAYNESLAQHHPWLIRKAVGVAFCALPGRDTFFDVMNAGDHTQVVALLGESLPLIAEVYQITEDLYAKNNLLELP from the exons ATGGCAGATACATTCAGTCTTCAAAGGGTTTTGGAAACATTCAGATCAAGTCTGAGTGAGAATAAGGaggtttacattaaatattatatagcaGGATGGCAAGAGTTGGTCTC CTTTATGAATAGTTTAGGGAACGTGTTTTCCTTCATCTCCAAGGATGTGGTCAGCAAAATCCAGATCTTAGAGAACTTCCTTTCAGGAGAAAATGGGTCCCATTACGTCACCATCCAGTCCATGGTGAAGTACGAGCTGGAAAATGACCTGGTGGACCTCACTAAAAGAGGCAGCCACCCAGAATCCGGCTGCCGCACTCTTCTGAGGCTCCACCGGGCTCTGCGCTGGCTGGAGTCGTTCCTGGAGAGGCTTCGAACCAGCGCCGATGACAGCAAGACCTCGGTCATGTGTTCTGACGCCTATAACGAGTCTCTGGCTCAGCACCATCCCTGGCTCATCCGGAAAGCCGTCGGCGTGGCGTTCTGTGCCCTTCCGGGGCGCGACACGTTCTTTGATGTGATGAATGCGGGTGATCACACGCAGGTGGTTGCTCTGTTGGGAGAGTCTTTGCCTCTCATTGCTGAAGTCTACCAGATCACAGAAGACTTGTATGCGAAAAACAACCTCCTGGAGTTACCGTAG